One window of the Alphaproteobacteria bacterium genome contains the following:
- the miaB gene encoding tRNA (N6-isopentenyl adenosine(37)-C2)-methylthiotransferase MiaB encodes MRKKVFIKTYGCQMNVYDSARMTDVLAPLGYDACAAPEDADMVILNTCHIREKAAEKVFSELGRLHQVQRARARAGGRLVLGVAGCVAQAEGAEIARRAPYVDMVFGPQSYHRLPEMVAKLARGGGLVLDTDFPVEDKFDHLPTPQHQSGPTAFLTIQEGCDKFCTFCVVPYTRGTEFSRPVADLIAEARVLVAGGAKEITLLGQNVNAYHGAGPNGGTVGLGELIRRLAGEVEGLARLRYTTSHPRDVDDGLIAAHRDVGILMPFLHLPVQSGADSILAAMNRGHTAQAYRRIVDRLREAQPALAMASDFIVGFPGETDADFEATMSLIRDVEYAQAFSFKYSPRPGTPAATYGAQVPEAVKAQRLAELQALLEEQQYAFNRTWRGTVMAVLFDRSGRDDGRLGGRSPYLQPVQVAAPADLLGSIADVVIDAASPNSLVGRLLEAPRAVDAPAA; translated from the coding sequence TTGCGCAAGAAAGTCTTCATCAAGACCTATGGCTGTCAGATGAACGTCTACGATTCGGCGCGCATGACCGACGTTCTGGCGCCGCTCGGCTACGATGCCTGCGCCGCGCCGGAGGACGCCGACATGGTGATTCTTAACACCTGCCACATCCGCGAAAAGGCGGCCGAGAAAGTCTTTTCGGAACTGGGCCGCCTCCATCAAGTGCAGCGCGCCCGGGCGCGCGCCGGCGGTCGTCTGGTTCTCGGGGTGGCCGGTTGCGTGGCCCAGGCGGAGGGCGCTGAAATCGCCCGCCGCGCACCCTATGTCGACATGGTGTTCGGACCGCAGTCCTACCACCGGTTGCCCGAGATGGTCGCCAAGCTCGCGCGGGGCGGCGGCCTTGTGCTCGACACCGACTTCCCGGTGGAGGACAAGTTCGACCATCTCCCCACGCCGCAACACCAAAGCGGGCCCACGGCGTTCCTCACCATCCAGGAGGGCTGCGATAAATTCTGCACCTTCTGCGTCGTGCCCTATACCCGCGGCACGGAATTTTCGCGCCCGGTCGCCGACCTGATCGCCGAAGCCCGCGTACTGGTCGCGGGCGGGGCCAAGGAAATCACTCTGCTCGGCCAGAACGTCAATGCCTATCACGGCGCCGGCCCCAATGGCGGCACCGTGGGCTTGGGCGAGTTGATCCGGCGTCTCGCCGGCGAGGTCGAGGGACTGGCCCGGTTGCGCTATACGACCTCCCATCCGCGGGATGTCGACGACGGCTTGATTGCCGCCCACCGCGACGTCGGTATCCTGATGCCGTTCCTGCATCTGCCGGTGCAGTCGGGAGCGGATTCGATCCTGGCGGCAATGAATCGCGGCCATACCGCGCAGGCGTATCGCCGCATTGTCGACCGGTTGCGCGAGGCCCAACCGGCGCTTGCGATGGCCAGCGACTTTATTGTTGGGTTCCCGGGCGAAACTGACGCAGACTTCGAGGCAACGATGAGCCTCATCCGCGATGTCGAGTACGCCCAGGCGTTCTCCTTCAAATACAGTCCCCGTCCGGGGACCCCCGCGGCGACCTATGGCGCCCAGGTGCCGGAAGCGGTCAAGGCCCAGCGCCTTGCCGAGCTCCAGGCATTGCTGGAGGAACAGCAATATGCGTTCAACCGGACCTGGCGGGGAACCGTGATGGCGGTCCTGTTCGACCGGTCCGGTCGCGACGATGGCCGGCTAGGCGGTCGCTCGCCCTATCTGCAACCGGTCCAGGTCGCGGCGCCGGCCGACCTATTGGGGTCGATCGCCGACGTCGTCATCGATGCCGCCAGCCCCAACAGCTTGGTCGGTCGGCTCTTAGAGGCGCCCCGCGCCGTGGACGCCCCCGCTGCCTAG
- a CDS encoding lysophospholipid acyltransferase family protein has translation MSHLRAALCVVAIAAVALTLIPLQWLAVRFDLGTKTYLPHLFHRTVRAIVGIKIVVVGESAKNRPLLFVINHASWLDITVFGALTPVSYVAKSEVATWPIFGLFARLQRTVFVERARNRTAGHRDDILARLDAGERIGLFPEGTSSDGNRVLPFKSAFFAVAEHRTDGAALPVQPVSIAYVGLDGLPLGRDERPRVAWYADMDLLPHLWGVLGAGPLTVSVQFHPVVTIDGFASRKELARYCEATVAQGVSAALTGRLLPKAAGAPPDAEDAAATA, from the coding sequence ATGAGTCATCTCCGAGCCGCACTGTGCGTGGTTGCGATCGCCGCGGTTGCGCTAACGCTCATTCCCCTCCAGTGGCTCGCGGTTCGTTTCGACCTTGGCACCAAGACGTACCTGCCTCACCTGTTCCACCGCACGGTGCGGGCGATCGTCGGAATCAAGATCGTCGTCGTCGGCGAGAGCGCCAAGAACCGGCCGCTCCTTTTCGTCATCAACCACGCGTCGTGGCTCGACATTACCGTCTTTGGCGCCCTGACCCCGGTGTCCTACGTCGCCAAGAGCGAGGTTGCGACGTGGCCGATCTTCGGACTTTTCGCCCGGCTGCAGCGCACCGTGTTCGTCGAGCGCGCGCGCAACCGCACGGCGGGCCACCGCGACGATATTCTCGCCCGCCTCGATGCCGGCGAGCGGATCGGCCTTTTTCCCGAAGGCACCAGCAGCGACGGCAACCGGGTGCTGCCGTTCAAGAGCGCGTTCTTTGCCGTGGCCGAACATCGGACCGACGGCGCGGCATTGCCGGTTCAACCGGTGTCGATCGCTTATGTCGGCCTCGACGGTTTGCCGCTCGGGCGCGACGAACGCCCGCGCGTCGCCTGGTATGCGGACATGGATCTGCTGCCTCACCTGTGGGGCGTCTTGGGCGCGGGGCCGTTGACTGTCAGCGTGCAATTCCATCCCGTGGTGACGATCGACGGCTTCGCGTCGCGCAAGGAACTCGCGCGCTATTGCGAAGCGACCGTGGCCCAGGGCGTTTCGGCGGCGCTCACCGGACGCTTACTGCCCAAGGCAGCGGGCGCGCCGCCCGATGCCGAAGACGCGGCGGCCACCGCTTGA